One window from the genome of Deltaproteobacteria bacterium encodes:
- the raiA gene encoding ribosome-associated translation inhibitor RaiA — MPLPPSGPAPQVLRDREGAVMQINVTFRHVEPTPALRAYAEEKLERVKKYLRRPVDAHVILSVAKERHVAEITLQADHVTMFAKEETHDLYSAIDLALDKLEHQAQKLKARRRDHKGPPGNRGVEETEVRTSVLAAEPPGPGTERRIIRTQRVPAKPLSLEEAVEQLELSGDEFLVFTNASNQTLAVLYRRRDGGYGLIEP; from the coding sequence ATGCCGCTCCCGCCTTCCGGGCCTGCGCCACAGGTCCTTCGAGATCGGGAAGGGGCCGTCATGCAGATCAACGTCACGTTCCGGCACGTCGAGCCGACCCCGGCGCTGCGCGCCTACGCCGAGGAAAAGCTCGAACGGGTGAAGAAGTACCTGCGCCGCCCCGTCGACGCGCACGTCATCCTGAGCGTCGCCAAGGAGCGGCATGTCGCGGAGATCACCCTCCAGGCCGACCACGTCACGATGTTCGCCAAGGAGGAGACCCACGACCTCTACTCGGCGATCGACCTCGCGCTCGACAAGCTCGAGCACCAGGCGCAGAAGCTCAAGGCCAGGCGCCGCGACCACAAGGGGCCCCCGGGAAACCGGGGCGTCGAGGAGACCGAGGTGCGCACCTCCGTCCTCGCGGCCGAGCCGCCGGGGCCCGGGACCGAGCGGCGCATCATCCGCACGCAGCGCGTGCCCGCCAAGCCCCTCTCGCTCGAGGAGGCCGTGGAGCAGCTCGAGCTGTCGGGCGACGAGTTCCTGGTCTTCACCAACGCGTCCAACCAGACGCTCGCGGTCCTCTATCGGAGAAGAGACGGCGGCTATGGCCTGATCGAGCCATGA
- a CDS encoding adenosylhomocysteinase: MAAKKYDVKSLALAEEGRRRIAWGDERMPVLRQVRAEFVRDKPLRGLRVSACLHVTTETANLMRTLRDGGADVALCASNPLSTQDGAAAALVRHEKIPVYAVCGEDRKRYYAHLRAALDRRPQVTLDDGADLVTLLHTEYAAQAAEVMASMEETTTGVIRLRAMERDAALKIPVIAVNDADTKYLFDNRYGTGQSTIDGIIRATGMLIAGHVFVVCGYGWCGRGVASRARGMGAEVVVTEVDPIRALEAAMDGYRVMPIKEAARVGDVFVTLTGDMHVIRGEHFPLMKDGAILANSGHFDIEIDLEALRKLARRVDRGVRQHVDAYVLANGRRLFVLGSGRLVNLAAAEGHPPDVMDMSFATQALVTRWAVERSRDGGLAVKVHNVPREVELRVATLKLESMGLRIDRLTREQREYLTSWHVGT, from the coding sequence ATGGCGGCCAAGAAGTACGACGTGAAGTCGCTCGCGCTGGCGGAGGAGGGCCGCCGGCGCATCGCCTGGGGCGACGAGCGCATGCCGGTGCTGCGGCAGGTGCGCGCGGAGTTCGTGCGCGACAAGCCGCTGCGCGGTCTCCGCGTTTCTGCGTGCCTGCACGTCACGACCGAGACCGCCAACCTGATGCGCACGCTGCGCGACGGCGGCGCCGACGTGGCGCTCTGCGCCTCCAACCCGCTCTCCACGCAGGACGGCGCGGCGGCGGCCCTCGTCCGCCACGAGAAGATCCCCGTCTACGCGGTGTGCGGCGAGGACCGGAAGCGGTACTACGCTCACCTCCGCGCGGCCCTCGACCGTCGTCCGCAGGTGACGCTCGACGACGGCGCCGATCTCGTGACGCTGCTCCACACGGAGTACGCCGCGCAGGCGGCCGAGGTCATGGCCAGCATGGAGGAGACGACGACGGGCGTCATCCGCCTGCGCGCCATGGAGCGCGACGCCGCGCTCAAGATCCCGGTGATCGCCGTCAACGACGCCGACACCAAGTACCTCTTCGACAATCGCTACGGCACCGGCCAGTCGACCATCGACGGCATCATCCGCGCCACGGGCATGCTGATCGCCGGGCACGTCTTCGTGGTGTGCGGCTACGGCTGGTGCGGCCGCGGGGTGGCGTCGCGGGCGCGCGGCATGGGCGCGGAGGTCGTCGTCACCGAGGTCGATCCCATCCGTGCCCTCGAGGCCGCGATGGACGGCTACCGGGTCATGCCGATCAAGGAGGCCGCCAGGGTCGGGGACGTCTTCGTCACGCTCACCGGCGACATGCACGTCATCCGCGGCGAGCACTTCCCGCTCATGAAGGACGGCGCCATCCTCGCGAACTCCGGCCACTTCGACATCGAGATCGACCTCGAGGCGCTGCGCAAGCTCGCCCGGCGCGTCGACCGCGGCGTGCGCCAGCACGTCGACGCCTACGTGCTCGCGAACGGCCGCCGGCTGTTCGTGCTCGGCAGCGGCCGCCTCGTCAACCTGGCGGCCGCCGAGGGCCACCCGCCCGACGTCATGGACATGAGCTTCGCGACCCAGGCGCTCGTCACGCGCTGGGCCGTCGAGCGGAGCCGGGACGGCGGCCTGGCCGTCAAGGTCCACAACGTGCCGCGCGAGGTGGAGCTGCGCGTCGCGACCCTCAAGCTCGAGTCGATGGGTCTCCGCATCGACCGGCTCACCCGCGAGCAGCGCGAGTACCTGACCTCCTGGCACGTCGGGACCTGA
- a CDS encoding PTS sugar transporter subunit IIA yields the protein MKITDILQETSVVAALAGRSKAEVIAELAGVLANEYREIDRERLIQALEDRERLNSTALGDGVAIPHGKLPGLKRVLAAFGRSRLGVDFQSLDGKPTHLFFLLVAPEDSAGAHLKALARISRLLKDERFRARLMEAGGAHDLFETIREEDDRY from the coding sequence ATGAAGATCACCGACATCCTCCAGGAGACCTCGGTCGTGGCGGCGCTGGCGGGGCGCAGCAAGGCCGAGGTGATCGCCGAGCTCGCCGGCGTGCTGGCGAATGAGTATCGCGAGATCGACAGGGAACGCCTGATCCAGGCGCTGGAAGATCGCGAGCGGCTGAACAGCACCGCCCTCGGCGACGGGGTGGCGATCCCGCATGGCAAGCTGCCCGGGTTGAAACGCGTGCTGGCCGCCTTCGGGCGCAGCCGCCTCGGCGTCGACTTCCAGTCGCTCGACGGGAAGCCGACGCACCTCTTCTTCCTCCTGGTGGCGCCCGAGGACTCGGCAGGGGCGCACCTGAAGGCGCTCGCCCGCATCTCGCGCCTCCTCAAGGACGAGCGGTTTCGCGCCCGGCTCATGGAAGCGGGCGGCGCGCACGATCTCTTCGAGACGATCCGCGAGGAGGACGATCGATATTGA
- a CDS encoding methionine adenosyltransferase, whose amino-acid sequence MLKDYVFTSESVNDGHPDKVCDQISDAVLDALIAQDPDSRVACESLIKTGLVVVAGEITSQGKVEFGEIAKQVIRDIGYTSADTGFNCDSCTIVTAIEKQSPDISQGVTAGAGLYNKEQGAGDQGMMFGYACDETKEYMPFAIYTAHRIGQRLGEARRAGLLPFLRPDGKCQVSVEYRDGRPVRAHTVVVSTQHTPEVTHGALKEAIIEEVVKKVVPPEFLDKNTVYFINPTGRFEVGGPQGDCGLTGRKIIVDTYGGYGRHGGGAFSGKDPSKVDRSAAYMARYIAKNLVAAELARTCEVQVAYAIGVADPVSVAVNTFGTAAIPEDHIARIVREHFDLRPAGIIETLRLKRPIYRRTASYGHFGRVPDGNYFTWERTDRVDELRAAANLGRRPEAH is encoded by the coding sequence ATGCTCAAGGATTACGTCTTCACATCGGAATCGGTCAACGACGGCCACCCCGACAAGGTCTGCGACCAGATCTCCGACGCCGTGCTCGACGCGTTGATCGCGCAGGACCCCGACAGCCGGGTGGCGTGCGAGTCGCTGATCAAGACCGGGCTGGTCGTCGTCGCCGGCGAGATCACCAGCCAGGGGAAGGTGGAGTTCGGCGAGATCGCCAAGCAGGTGATCCGCGACATCGGCTACACGAGCGCCGACACCGGCTTCAACTGCGACAGCTGCACGATCGTCACCGCCATCGAGAAGCAGTCTCCCGACATCTCGCAGGGGGTGACCGCCGGCGCCGGGCTGTACAACAAGGAGCAGGGCGCCGGCGACCAGGGGATGATGTTCGGCTATGCCTGCGACGAGACGAAGGAGTACATGCCGTTCGCCATCTACACCGCGCACCGCATCGGCCAGCGCCTGGGCGAGGCGCGGCGCGCGGGACTGCTCCCCTTCCTCCGGCCGGACGGGAAGTGTCAGGTGTCGGTCGAGTACCGCGACGGCCGGCCCGTGCGCGCCCACACCGTGGTGGTCTCCACGCAGCACACGCCCGAGGTGACGCACGGCGCGCTCAAGGAGGCCATCATCGAGGAGGTGGTGAAGAAAGTCGTGCCGCCGGAGTTCCTCGACAAGAACACCGTCTACTTCATCAACCCGACCGGCCGCTTCGAGGTCGGCGGGCCGCAGGGCGACTGCGGCCTCACCGGACGGAAGATCATCGTCGACACCTACGGCGGCTACGGGCGGCACGGTGGGGGCGCGTTCAGCGGCAAGGACCCGAGCAAGGTCGACCGCAGCGCCGCCTACATGGCCCGTTACATCGCCAAGAACCTGGTCGCGGCGGAGCTCGCTCGCACCTGCGAGGTGCAGGTGGCGTATGCGATCGGCGTGGCGGATCCGGTCTCGGTGGCGGTCAACACCTTCGGGACGGCCGCCATCCCGGAAGATCACATCGCGCGGATCGTGCGCGAGCACTTCGACCTCAGGCCCGCGGGGATCATCGAGACCCTGCGTCTCAAGCGCCCCATCTACCGGCGGACCGCCTCCTACGGCCACTTCGGGCGCGTGCCCGACGGCAACTACTTCACGTGGGAACGGACCGACCGCGTCGACGAGCTCCGCGCGGCGGCCAACCTCGGTCGCCGGCCCGAGGCGCACTGA
- the rapZ gene encoding RNase adapter RapZ produces MRVVVVTGLSGSGKSTAIRGLEDLGFYCIDNLPVALIPRFVELWESSGEDVTRVALGIDVRERRLLAEFPRMCSELRQSGVELEVLYLEATDDVLVRRFSETRRPHPAAEGGSLADGIRREREKLRPLREVADRVLDTSALTVHELRAALRELIERAGPGTMTVSLVSFGYKYGLPSDADLAIDCRFLPNPFFVEELRHRTGTDPAVAEYVLARDETEEFLQRLTDFLDFALPRYLREGKSYLTIALGCTGGRHRSVVLVEELRRRLAARGHAVLLRHRDAER; encoded by the coding sequence TTGCGGGTGGTCGTGGTGACGGGGCTTTCGGGCTCTGGCAAGAGCACCGCCATCCGCGGACTCGAAGACCTCGGCTTCTACTGCATCGACAACCTGCCCGTGGCGCTGATCCCCCGCTTCGTCGAGCTCTGGGAGAGCTCGGGCGAGGACGTGACGCGCGTCGCGCTCGGCATCGACGTGCGCGAGCGGCGCTTGCTGGCCGAGTTCCCGCGCATGTGCAGCGAGCTCCGGCAGAGCGGCGTGGAGCTCGAGGTCCTCTACCTCGAGGCGACCGACGACGTCCTCGTGCGCCGCTTCAGCGAGACGCGGCGTCCGCATCCCGCGGCCGAGGGCGGCAGCCTGGCCGACGGCATCCGTCGCGAGCGCGAGAAGCTGCGGCCCTTGCGGGAGGTCGCCGACCGCGTCCTCGACACGAGCGCGCTCACCGTTCACGAACTCCGCGCCGCGCTCCGCGAGCTGATCGAGCGCGCCGGGCCCGGCACGATGACCGTGTCGCTCGTGTCCTTCGGCTACAAGTACGGTCTCCCGAGCGACGCCGACCTCGCGATCGACTGCCGCTTCCTGCCGAATCCCTTCTTCGTCGAGGAGCTCCGTCACCGCACCGGGACCGACCCGGCGGTGGCCGAGTACGTCCTCGCGCGCGACGAGACCGAGGAGTTCCTGCAGCGGCTCACCGACTTCCTCGATTTCGCCCTGCCGCGCTACCTGCGCGAGGGGAAGAGCTATCTCACCATCGCCCTCGGCTGCACGGGGGGCCGCCACCGCTCCGTCGTGCTGGTCGAGGAGCTCCGCCGCCGGCTCGCGGCCCGCGGCCACGCCGTGCTGCTCCGGCACCGCGACGCCGAGCGTTGA
- a CDS encoding HPr family phosphocarrier protein, protein MRDSPQQEQRATLEIRNKLGLHARAAKLIVETVTTYDADIKIAKDGQTVDGKSIMGIMMLAAEQGSRIEVTASGRQAREALAAIRELIDGRFNEPE, encoded by the coding sequence ATGAGGGATTCCCCGCAGCAGGAGCAGCGCGCGACCCTGGAGATCCGCAACAAGCTCGGCCTCCACGCGCGCGCCGCGAAGCTGATCGTGGAGACCGTCACCACGTATGACGCCGACATCAAGATCGCCAAGGACGGCCAGACCGTCGACGGGAAGAGCATCATGGGCATCATGATGCTCGCCGCCGAGCAGGGGAGCCGGATCGAGGTGACGGCGAGCGGCCGGCAGGCCCGCGAGGCGCTCGCGGCGATCCGGGAGCTGATCGACGGCCGCTTCAACGAGCCCGAGTAG
- the lexA gene encoding transcriptional repressor LexA, with the protein MPSSGTLPFAFPSLTLATPLGVGRTMMTKRQKQVLDYLREYIDQHGYAPTLEEIGRHFRLASLATVHKHLRNLQRKRLIKRLPHQSRALEVVGPATASRAVTVPLLGRVAAGVPIEPVETPETVTLPEEMLGRGETFALRVSGDSMVGEGILDDDLVVVESRQDAPNGATVVALVRGDATVKKLHRERGRVRLVPANARLAPIVAPAGDVEIRGVVIAVLRRYR; encoded by the coding sequence ATGCCTAGCAGCGGAACATTGCCATTCGCCTTTCCTTCGCTTACCCTGGCGACGCCTTTGGGGGTGGGCCGGACGATGATGACCAAGCGGCAGAAGCAGGTGCTCGACTACCTGCGCGAGTACATCGACCAGCACGGCTATGCGCCGACGCTCGAGGAGATCGGCCGTCACTTCCGGCTCGCCTCCCTGGCCACGGTGCACAAGCACCTCCGGAACCTGCAGCGCAAGCGCCTGATCAAGCGGCTGCCGCACCAGAGCCGCGCGCTCGAGGTGGTCGGCCCCGCCACGGCGAGCCGGGCGGTCACCGTCCCGCTCCTCGGCCGCGTGGCGGCCGGCGTCCCGATCGAGCCGGTCGAGACGCCGGAGACGGTGACGCTCCCCGAGGAGATGCTCGGCCGGGGCGAGACCTTCGCGCTGCGCGTGAGCGGCGACTCGATGGTCGGCGAGGGCATCCTCGACGACGACCTCGTCGTGGTCGAGTCGCGCCAGGATGCACCCAATGGAGCGACGGTGGTGGCCCTGGTGCGCGGCGACGCCACCGTCAAGAAGCTCCATCGCGAGCGCGGGCGCGTGCGCCTGGTACCGGCCAACGCGCGTCTGGCGCCCATTGTCGCGCCCGCGGGCGACGTCGAGATTCGGGGCGTCGTCATCGCCGTCCTCAGGCGCTACCGGTGA
- the hemW gene encoding radical SAM family heme chaperone HemW, whose product MSTAEHFALYVHVPYCRRVCPYCDFNVQAAREVPERDYAAALLAELEAHAAAGDFAGRAAQTVYVGGGTPSLFSPAAIGALLEAVARRFGLVAGAEITLEANPGTVDVARLSGYRAAGVNRLSLGAQSFAAGHLRTLGRDHAPADTLAAVEAARAAGLENVSLDLIFGVPGETLAEWEQDLRAAIALDPAHVSAYALTYEEGTPFHAWRAARRLVPVAEDDEAAMAETAVAVLGAAGYRRYEISSFAQPGREARHNLAYWDGSDYLGVGAGAHSFSREPAPGRRWMNERVPARYMSAAAGRRPPIASDERLTEAQARAEFCFCGLRQTAGVDLDVFRRRFGVPLEEAFPHVAGLAADGLAELAAGRLRLTPRGLRYADSVAATFV is encoded by the coding sequence GTGAGCACGGCGGAGCACTTCGCGCTCTACGTGCACGTGCCGTACTGCCGGCGCGTCTGCCCGTACTGCGACTTCAACGTCCAGGCGGCGCGCGAGGTCCCGGAGCGCGACTATGCGGCCGCGCTCCTCGCGGAGCTCGAGGCTCACGCGGCAGCGGGCGACTTCGCCGGGCGCGCCGCGCAGACGGTCTACGTCGGTGGCGGCACACCGTCGCTCTTCTCGCCGGCCGCGATCGGCGCCCTGCTCGAGGCCGTCGCCCGTCGCTTCGGCCTGGTGGCCGGCGCCGAGATCACGCTCGAGGCGAATCCCGGCACGGTGGATGTCGCGCGCCTCTCGGGCTACCGGGCCGCGGGGGTGAACCGCCTCTCCCTCGGCGCGCAGTCGTTTGCGGCGGGCCACCTGCGGACGCTCGGCCGCGACCACGCGCCCGCGGATACATTGGCGGCGGTCGAGGCGGCCCGCGCGGCGGGGCTCGAGAACGTGAGCCTCGACCTGATCTTCGGCGTGCCGGGCGAGACGCTCGCCGAGTGGGAGCAGGACCTGCGTGCGGCGATCGCGCTCGACCCGGCGCACGTCTCCGCCTACGCCCTCACCTACGAGGAGGGGACGCCCTTTCATGCCTGGCGCGCCGCACGCCGCCTGGTTCCCGTCGCCGAGGACGACGAGGCCGCCATGGCCGAGACGGCCGTCGCCGTCCTCGGCGCGGCGGGCTACCGGCGCTACGAGATCTCGAGCTTCGCGCAGCCCGGGCGGGAAGCGCGCCACAACCTCGCCTACTGGGACGGCTCGGACTACCTCGGCGTCGGCGCCGGCGCCCACTCCTTCAGCCGCGAGCCTGCCCCGGGTCGGCGCTGGATGAACGAGCGCGTGCCCGCCCGGTACATGTCGGCGGCGGCCGGTCGCCGTCCGCCGATCGCGAGCGACGAGCGGCTCACCGAGGCCCAGGCGCGCGCCGAGTTCTGCTTCTGCGGCCTGCGGCAGACGGCGGGTGTGGATCTCGACGTGTTCCGCCGCCGCTTCGGCGTCCCGCTCGAGGAGGCCTTCCCGCACGTCGCCGGCCTCGCCGCCGACGGCCTCGCCGAGCTCGCCGCCGGCCGCCTGCGGCTCACGCCTCGCGGCCTCCGCTACGCCGACTCGGTGGCCGCGACATTCGTGTGA
- a CDS encoding PTS sugar transporter subunit IIA, giving the protein MVGIIVIGHGRVAVEMVQTLESVLGPIEGLEAIATSYEDRPEEIRERVAAAVRRVDRGQGVIILTDMLGDTPTNQSLAVARECGAEVVAGVNMPILIKLTTARDQMDARTLARFIQRYGQEHIVWATGR; this is encoded by the coding sequence ATGGTCGGCATCATCGTGATCGGACACGGGCGCGTCGCCGTGGAGATGGTGCAGACGCTCGAGAGCGTCCTCGGACCAATCGAGGGGCTCGAGGCGATCGCGACCTCGTACGAGGACAGGCCGGAGGAGATCCGCGAACGCGTGGCGGCGGCCGTCCGGCGGGTCGACCGCGGGCAGGGGGTCATCATCCTGACCGATATGCTGGGCGACACACCGACCAACCAGAGCCTCGCCGTCGCACGAGAATGCGGCGCCGAGGTCGTTGCCGGCGTCAACATGCCGATCCTGATCAAGCTGACCACCGCCCGGGACCAGATGGACGCCCGCACGCTGGCGCGCTTCATCCAGCGATACGGGCAGGAGCACATCGTCTGGGCCACCGGCCGGTGA
- the hprK gene encoding HPr(Ser) kinase/phosphatase, whose protein sequence is MLSVTVRELLEASAPGLGLKLAAGGRGLQRPIALPRLQQPGLALAGFLPQLHPDRIQVLGNSEVSYLGTLGPERARQAVATVAAAGVACFVVTNGTPPPAPLVQAAEAADVPVLTTALRTSDFIRAAATWLEEELAPETQLHADLVEVHGLGTLILGKSGIGKSEAALELVTRGHRLVADDVVIVRRISPTVLRGRSAERLAHHLEIRGLGIIDVEALFGTLATLDERQLDLVVELVEWADTVDRLGLVEDRHPLLEVELPLVRIPVRPGRSMAMLIETAARNHLLRRRGRHSALEFTQRIDRDAAGGHRPS, encoded by the coding sequence ATATTGAGCGTCACGGTGCGCGAGCTGCTCGAGGCGAGCGCCCCGGGCCTCGGGCTCAAGCTCGCCGCGGGCGGCCGCGGCCTCCAGCGCCCGATCGCGCTTCCCCGCCTCCAGCAGCCCGGTCTCGCCCTGGCCGGCTTCCTGCCGCAGCTCCATCCCGACCGCATCCAGGTGCTCGGCAACTCCGAGGTGTCCTATCTCGGCACGCTCGGCCCCGAGCGAGCTCGCCAGGCGGTCGCCACGGTGGCCGCCGCCGGCGTGGCCTGCTTCGTGGTCACCAACGGGACGCCGCCGCCGGCCCCTCTCGTACAGGCCGCGGAGGCGGCCGACGTGCCGGTGCTCACCACCGCGCTCCGCACCAGCGACTTCATCCGCGCCGCTGCCACGTGGCTCGAGGAGGAGCTCGCCCCCGAAACCCAGCTCCACGCCGACCTCGTCGAGGTCCACGGCCTCGGCACGCTCATCCTCGGCAAGAGCGGCATCGGCAAGAGCGAGGCCGCCCTCGAGCTCGTGACGCGCGGCCACCGGCTGGTGGCGGACGACGTCGTCATCGTGCGGCGCATCTCGCCGACGGTGCTGCGCGGGCGCTCGGCCGAGCGGCTCGCGCACCACCTGGAGATCCGCGGCCTCGGCATCATCGACGTCGAGGCCCTGTTCGGCACGCTCGCCACCCTCGACGAGCGCCAGCTCGACCTCGTGGTCGAGCTGGTCGAGTGGGCCGACACCGTCGATCGCTTGGGCTTGGTCGAGGACCGTCATCCGCTGCTCGAGGTGGAGCTGCCGCTGGTGCGCATCCCGGTCCGGCCGGGGCGCAGCATGGCGATGCTCATCGAGACCGCGGCGCGCAACCATCTCCTCCGCCGCCGCGGCCGGCACAGCGCGCTCGAGTTCACGCAGCGGATCGATCGCGACGCGGCGGGAGGCCACCGGCCGTCGTGA
- the rpoN gene encoding RNA polymerase factor sigma-54 yields the protein MANDARIVLQQRLSQQLVMTPQLRQAIKILQVSRAELETLVDQELTENPLLEEQVEEKAEDAVPTVDSQTGTEDWQANGEAQPEVQEASSVGEIDWKEFAENYGNDMHGSSGGTAPSDDDDRRPALENILVKRTLLPDHLMWQLRLSDLSNTEKEVGAILIGSLDKDGYLTISLEEAAFLANVWPDIAIVERVLQRLQEFDPPGVGARSLAECLLIQLRQLGLADDSLPARIVRDYLPMLESRRFDRLARELGVPMEQIAEATKIVSVLEPKPGRDFSESDTRYVTPDVHVHKLGEEYIVTLNEEGLPRLRVSSFYRRMLGANGAPEARGYIQEKMRAAAWLIKSIHQRQRTLYMVTSSIVKFQREFLDRGVAHLRPLVLKDVANDIGMHESTVSRATAGKYVHTPQGTFELKYFFTSSLRSGHGEDVSAESVKDKIRSIIAKEDAKKPLSDQYIAELLGKEQIDIARRTVAKYRELMGILPSSKRKQVY from the coding sequence CCGCCAGGCGATCAAGATCCTCCAGGTGTCCCGGGCCGAGCTCGAGACCCTCGTCGACCAGGAGCTGACCGAGAATCCGCTCCTCGAGGAGCAGGTGGAGGAGAAGGCCGAGGACGCCGTCCCCACCGTCGACAGCCAGACCGGCACCGAGGACTGGCAGGCGAACGGCGAGGCCCAGCCGGAGGTGCAGGAAGCCTCGAGCGTCGGCGAGATCGACTGGAAGGAGTTCGCCGAGAACTACGGCAACGACATGCACGGCTCGAGCGGGGGCACCGCGCCGAGCGACGACGACGACCGGCGACCCGCGCTCGAGAACATCCTCGTCAAGCGCACCCTCCTGCCCGATCACCTCATGTGGCAGCTCCGGCTCTCCGATCTCTCGAACACCGAGAAGGAGGTCGGGGCCATCCTGATCGGGAGCCTCGACAAGGACGGCTACCTCACGATCTCGCTCGAGGAGGCGGCGTTCCTCGCCAACGTCTGGCCCGACATCGCGATCGTCGAGCGCGTGCTCCAGCGTCTCCAGGAGTTCGACCCGCCCGGGGTGGGGGCGCGGAGCCTCGCGGAGTGCCTGCTCATCCAGCTCCGCCAGCTCGGCCTCGCCGATGATTCGCTGCCGGCGCGGATCGTACGCGACTACCTCCCGATGCTCGAGAGCCGGCGCTTCGACCGGCTCGCGCGCGAGCTCGGGGTGCCGATGGAGCAGATCGCCGAGGCCACCAAGATCGTCTCGGTGCTCGAGCCGAAGCCCGGCCGCGACTTCAGCGAGAGCGACACCCGCTACGTCACGCCGGACGTCCACGTGCACAAGTTGGGTGAGGAGTACATCGTCACGCTCAACGAGGAGGGGCTGCCGCGGCTGCGCGTGTCGTCGTTCTACCGCCGGATGCTGGGAGCGAACGGAGCTCCGGAGGCGCGGGGCTACATCCAGGAGAAGATGCGCGCCGCGGCCTGGCTCATCAAGTCGATCCACCAGCGCCAGCGGACGCTCTACATGGTCACCTCCAGCATCGTGAAGTTCCAGCGCGAGTTCCTCGATCGGGGCGTCGCGCACCTCCGGCCGCTCGTGCTGAAGGACGTGGCCAACGACATCGGCATGCACGAGTCCACGGTGAGCCGGGCGACGGCGGGCAAGTACGTGCACACTCCCCAGGGCACCTTCGAGCTCAAGTACTTCTTCACCTCCAGCCTGCGCAGCGGGCACGGGGAGGACGTCTCGGCGGAGAGCGTGAAGGACAAGATCCGCAGCATCATCGCCAAGGAAGACGCGAAGAAGCCGCTCAGCGATCAGTACATCGCCGAGCTGCTGGGCAAGGAGCAGATCGACATCGCCCGGCGCACCGTGGCGAAGTACCGCGAGCTGATGGGCATCCTGCCGTCCTCCAAGCGCAAGCAGGTCTACTGA